A stretch of Clostridia bacterium DNA encodes these proteins:
- a CDS encoding DUF4430 domain-containing protein, translated as MKHIGKLAKVLLVVALSVTMVACAKEAPAQAEKSISIEIRNLQGEELALVECKTQAEVLSDVLIEQDLFEYEVTGLGKFITAMNGLEADPASEYWAIYVNGEYGLYGVDNQKIQDGDTYLFELEEF; from the coding sequence ATGAAGCATATAGGAAAATTAGCTAAAGTATTGCTTGTTGTTGCACTTTCTGTAACGATGGTAGCTTGTGCAAAAGAAGCCCCTGCCCAAGCAGAAAAAAGTATTAGTATTGAGATTAGAAATTTACAGGGTGAGGAGCTTGCCTTGGTTGAATGTAAGACGCAAGCGGAAGTATTATCGGACGTTCTAATTGAGCAAGACCTGTTTGAATACGAAGTTACGGGACTAGGCAAATTTATCACAGCTATGAATGGACTTGAAGCAGATCCCGCATCTGAGTATTGGGCAATTTATGTAAATGGAGAATACGGACTCTATGGTGTAGATAACCAAAAAATTCAAGACGGGGATACCTACCTTTTTGAGTTGGAAGAATTTTAA
- a CDS encoding WYL domain-containing protein, with protein sequence MGTVTNALNMLFILSNGKTYKIRELAEMLEVSSKSIRIYRDALDGAGIYVLEKRGKYGGYYLPRDFQNSLLGLNLNDEEKLALELVEGELRSSHHVESKNISSLLRKLQLVEEKRRHAESEPIVQSSHIVSGARPNINPDKEREKLVCVIKAKREKRKIALNYKSLSGTTNRRILHVYSTYTYRGEIYLVAYCELRKDIRDFKLRRANHIELLDETFTPKDGFSVSDYMKNCIGIFKGEEIKLILKIWGPMAQIVRETIYSDTQIIEEVADEGAILFKATMRGQQEIVAWILSMGSTVQVLEPEGLRKAIAKESKKIGNLYKEPSK encoded by the coding sequence ATGGGAACGGTGACGAATGCACTAAATATGTTGTTCATCTTGAGTAATGGAAAGACCTACAAAATTAGAGAATTGGCGGAGATGCTTGAGGTAAGCTCTAAATCGATTCGAATTTATAGAGATGCCCTAGATGGAGCTGGTATTTATGTATTGGAAAAGCGTGGCAAGTATGGAGGCTATTATTTGCCCAGAGACTTTCAAAATAGCTTGTTGGGTTTGAATCTTAATGATGAAGAAAAGTTAGCTCTGGAATTGGTGGAAGGAGAACTTAGAAGTAGCCACCATGTGGAGTCTAAAAACATAAGTTCCTTATTGCGAAAACTTCAACTTGTTGAGGAAAAAAGACGACATGCAGAAAGTGAACCCATAGTTCAAAGCAGTCATATTGTAAGTGGAGCTAGGCCAAATATCAATCCGGATAAGGAAAGAGAAAAGTTGGTTTGTGTTATTAAGGCGAAACGTGAAAAGCGGAAGATCGCACTTAACTATAAGTCTCTAAGTGGAACCACAAATCGTAGGATCCTTCATGTTTACAGTACGTATACCTATCGAGGTGAAATCTATCTAGTTGCATACTGTGAATTGAGAAAGGATATTCGGGATTTTAAATTAAGACGGGCTAACCATATTGAATTACTAGATGAAACCTTTACGCCAAAGGATGGTTTCTCAGTGTCAGATTATATGAAGAATTGTATAGGGATATTCAAAGGGGAAGAAATAAAGTTGATACTTAAAATTTGGGGTCCTATGGCACAAATAGTAAGGGAGACGATTTATTCTGATACTCAGATTATTGAGGAAGTAGCGGATGAAGGAGCAATCTTGTTTAAGGCAACCATGAGAGGTCAACAGGAAATAGTAGCATGGATACTCAGTATGGGTTCAACAGTGCAGGTTTTAGAACCGGAAGGACTCCGAAAAGCCATAGCTAAAGAAAGTAAGAAAATAGGGAATTTATACAAAGAGCCATCAAAATGA
- a CDS encoding hemolysin III family protein: protein MREPINSLTHLAGVFLSLLGAILLLIKASKSTIPFSVTSAIVYSLGLLLLYGASSLYHAYTGKKENLEKLRILDHSMIYVLIAASYTPLCLVGIRSTMGYILLAFIWVSALAGIILKLTYFSVPRWLYTGIYLVLGWSAVILVRPLYQKLQLAAVVFLLAGGISYSIGAIIYARKNKRIQIAGFGFHEIFHLFILLGSILHYITIYVYTY from the coding sequence TTGAGAGAACCAATCAACAGCCTAACCCATCTAGCCGGAGTATTTTTATCTCTTCTAGGTGCAATTCTGCTTTTAATAAAGGCATCTAAAAGTACTATTCCTTTTTCCGTAACTTCTGCCATAGTATATAGCTTAGGTTTGTTGCTCCTTTATGGTGCGTCTAGTTTATATCATGCCTATACAGGTAAAAAGGAAAACCTAGAGAAGCTTCGCATCTTAGACCATAGTATGATTTATGTACTTATAGCAGCTAGCTATACTCCTCTTTGTTTAGTCGGTATAAGAAGTACGATGGGTTACATTCTACTTGCCTTCATTTGGGTTAGTGCATTGGCAGGTATCATCCTTAAATTGACCTATTTCTCAGTTCCACGTTGGTTATACACTGGAATCTATTTAGTCCTTGGTTGGTCAGCCGTCATTCTCGTCCGTCCTCTATACCAGAAACTTCAACTTGCAGCCGTAGTATTCTTATTAGCAGGTGGAATCTCCTATTCTATTGGAGCCATAATCTATGCCCGCAAAAATAAGCGAATCCAAATCGCTGGGTTTGGTTTTCATGAGATATTTCATTTATTCATACTTCTGGGAAGTATTTTACACTATATAACCATCTATGTTTATACCTATTAA
- a CDS encoding DUF1836 domain-containing protein, with the protein MEKQEKKERMLTVEINELPDIDLYMDQVTGLLNDKLGHLAGEDKDSVLTKTMINNYVKSGVVEKPHKKRYGKNQMMQMILLYSLKNVMSLYQIKDFMELLKQETGQEDFEQVYALFCKVQKEVSDTWQQEWDNSDEASLDQILNWAVRADLYKRMTIQALNKRQKK; encoded by the coding sequence ATGGAGAAACAAGAAAAGAAAGAAAGAATGCTCACCGTAGAAATAAACGAATTGCCAGATATTGATTTATATATGGATCAGGTAACAGGATTATTGAATGACAAGTTGGGACATCTAGCTGGTGAGGATAAGGATTCTGTACTTACTAAGACTATGATTAACAATTATGTGAAATCAGGGGTAGTCGAAAAACCACATAAAAAACGGTATGGTAAGAATCAGATGATGCAGATGATACTTCTCTATAGCTTGAAAAATGTTATGTCGCTGTATCAGATTAAGGATTTCATGGAATTACTGAAGCAGGAAACTGGGCAAGAGGATTTTGAACAGGTTTATGCTTTGTTTTGCAAAGTGCAAAAGGAAGTTTCTGATACTTGGCAGCAGGAATGGGACAATTCTGATGAGGCATCATTGGACCAGATTCTAAATTGGGCAGTGAGAGCAGATTTGTATAAAAGGATGACGATTCAAGCTTTGAATAAAAGACAAAAAAAATAG
- the rpsT gene encoding 30S ribosomal protein S20 — protein MPNIKSAKKRASLANEKQLKNASAKANMRNRIQAYRDAVANDADNKQELLVSAISSIDKAAKNKLIHKRTADRKKSRLEKALNA, from the coding sequence GTGCCGAACATTAAATCAGCGAAGAAGAGAGCTTCTCTTGCAAACGAAAAACAACTGAAAAATGCATCTGCGAAAGCTAATATGCGTAACCGTATTCAGGCATATCGCGATGCAGTAGCTAATGATGCAGACAACAAACAGGAGCTATTGGTGAGCGCTATCAGCTCTATCGATAAAGCAGCCAAAAACAAATTGATTCATAAAAGAACTGCTGACCGCAAAAAATCAAGACTAGAAAAAGCATTAAATGCTTAG
- the murJ gene encoding murein biosynthesis integral membrane protein MurJ, whose translation MTKEKQVAKTAGFLMIIMVLSRILGYLRDIIIYSYFGQNRITDAYNAAFSIPDFLYMLLVGGALSSAFIPVFSGYIARKEEEEAWEVASILFNFILLLLMIGVGIGYLLAPQLVALIVPGFEPEYMELTIRMTRIMFLQVIFMSMAGMAQGILHSFKHFKMPALGSLLYNVAIILVGALLVRKLGIIGFSIGVVAGSLVNLLVQIPVLKKKGVRYIRSLNLSHPGVKKILALIVPILLGQSVIYLNLFVTQNLASGLDGGMIAALKLAERLMKLPIAVVGISMAVALFPNLTEYVAIGNMKRYHSSLTKTLNNVIFLALPSAVGLAIMGKPLIRMMYQQGAFDAAATKATTIALVFYSAGILAYSAIHVLSRAFYALEDTKTPVIISSFSMLVNLGFSLLLIGPMGHGGLALAYSMTGTLHMCVMLLFLRRKSGPLGGRVMLKTLKNTAIASAGMALVIWTSNSILETWLDISNKSSQALVAVVGVTAGFMVFMLLARLLKMEEEIQVRQIVTNRFKRNK comes from the coding sequence TTGACGAAAGAAAAACAAGTTGCTAAAACCGCTGGATTCCTAATGATTATCATGGTTTTGTCAAGGATTCTAGGGTATTTACGGGACATTATTATCTACTCATATTTTGGCCAAAACCGTATAACAGATGCTTATAATGCGGCCTTTTCCATTCCGGATTTTTTATATATGCTTCTGGTTGGTGGGGCTCTTTCTTCTGCCTTTATTCCTGTGTTTTCAGGCTATATCGCAAGAAAAGAAGAGGAGGAAGCCTGGGAAGTTGCCAGCATTTTATTTAACTTTATTCTTTTGCTACTAATGATTGGTGTTGGTATTGGATATTTGTTAGCACCTCAATTGGTTGCATTAATAGTTCCAGGATTTGAACCAGAGTATATGGAACTAACAATACGAATGACCAGAATTATGTTTTTGCAAGTAATATTTATGTCCATGGCTGGCATGGCACAAGGAATACTGCATTCATTCAAGCATTTCAAGATGCCGGCACTCGGTAGCTTGTTATACAATGTGGCAATTATTTTGGTTGGTGCCTTACTGGTGCGTAAGCTGGGTATAATAGGTTTTAGTATAGGCGTAGTTGCTGGCTCTTTAGTCAATTTATTGGTTCAAATACCTGTTCTTAAAAAGAAAGGTGTACGTTATATACGAAGCTTGAACTTGAGCCATCCCGGGGTCAAGAAAATTTTAGCCTTGATTGTTCCCATTTTGTTAGGACAATCAGTGATCTATTTAAATCTTTTCGTGACGCAGAATCTAGCAAGTGGTTTAGATGGTGGTATGATTGCAGCCTTAAAATTGGCTGAGCGTCTTATGAAATTGCCAATTGCTGTGGTAGGAATATCCATGGCCGTTGCCTTATTTCCCAATTTAACGGAATATGTAGCTATCGGGAATATGAAAAGATACCACAGTAGCCTAACTAAAACGCTGAACAACGTGATATTTCTCGCCTTGCCTTCTGCTGTAGGTTTGGCTATTATGGGTAAGCCACTAATTCGCATGATGTATCAACAAGGTGCTTTTGATGCCGCTGCAACAAAGGCCACGACGATCGCGTTGGTTTTTTATTCAGCAGGGATTTTGGCTTATAGTGCTATTCACGTATTGTCTAGAGCCTTCTATGCTTTAGAAGACACCAAAACGCCTGTGATTATTTCTTCCTTCTCTATGCTGGTAAATCTAGGGTTTAGTTTATTATTAATTGGACCCATGGGACACGGAGGTCTAGCGCTTGCTTATTCGATGACTGGGACTTTGCATATGTGCGTAATGTTGCTTTTCTTGCGACGCAAATCGGGGCCGCTAGGTGGTCGAGTGATGCTAAAAACTCTAAAGAACACAGCTATCGCAAGTGCTGGGATGGCCCTTGTAATTTGGACTAGCAATAGCATCTTGGAAACATGGTTAGATATAAGTAATAAATCATCTCAGGCACTCGTTGCCGTTGTTGGAGTAACAGCAGGTTTTATGGTATTTATGCTGCTAGCACGATTGCTCAAGATGGAAGAAGAAATCCAAGTAAGACAAATAGTGACCAATCGATTTAAAAGGAATAAATAG
- the lepA gene encoding elongation factor 4, protein MQKNIRNFCIIAHIDHGKSTIADRLLEYAGTVESRDMTSQLLDSMDLERERGITIKLQAVKMLYNRDSGETFELNLIDTPGHVDFTYEVSRSLAACEGALLVVDAAQGIEAQTLANVYLALEHDLEIIPVINKIDLPSAEPERVKKEIEEVIGLDCSNAIMASAKTGQGTKEILDAICDFVPAPKGDANAPLKGLIFDSYFDAYRGAIPFIRVFEGSVKKGDRITMMKNKGVFDVTEVGIFAPAMKPIGKLSAGEVGYICASIKDVKHTKVGDTVTLLDNPAQEALSGYREATSMVFCGLYPVENNQYENLKESLEKLQLNDASLVFEAETSQALGFGFRCGFLGLLHMEIIQERLEREYGINLIVTAPSVGYLITLTDGTVTEIDNPSLMPDVTKLEKIEEPMIKASIMVPSEYVGAVMELCQDKRGNFLNMDYITTERVNIHYSIPLAEIVYDFFDQLKSRTKGYASLDYELAGYQESKLIKLDVLLAGEVVDALSCIVHKEHAYQRGRVLVRKLRKIIPRQMFEVAIQAAIGNKIIARESVKAMRKDVLAKCYGGDISRKRKLLEKQKKGKKRMKQVGRIDVPQEAFMSVLSIGDED, encoded by the coding sequence ATGCAAAAAAACATTAGAAATTTCTGCATTATAGCCCATATTGACCACGGTAAATCTACGATTGCTGACCGACTTTTAGAATATGCAGGAACCGTTGAATCAAGAGATATGACATCTCAGTTGTTGGATTCCATGGATTTGGAACGGGAACGGGGAATCACTATAAAATTGCAGGCTGTAAAAATGCTTTACAACCGAGATTCTGGGGAAACGTTTGAACTGAATCTGATTGACACCCCGGGACATGTGGACTTTACGTATGAGGTCAGCCGTAGTTTAGCGGCGTGTGAAGGTGCCTTGCTGGTGGTAGATGCTGCTCAAGGTATCGAGGCTCAAACCTTAGCGAATGTCTATCTGGCGCTTGAACATGACCTAGAGATCATTCCGGTCATCAACAAGATTGACTTGCCTTCTGCTGAGCCGGAGAGGGTCAAAAAAGAGATAGAAGAAGTAATCGGATTGGATTGCAGCAATGCAATCATGGCTTCAGCCAAAACAGGCCAAGGTACCAAGGAAATACTCGATGCCATCTGTGATTTCGTACCAGCACCTAAAGGAGATGCGAATGCTCCATTGAAGGGCTTGATATTTGACTCATATTTTGATGCCTATCGTGGTGCAATACCATTCATAAGAGTATTTGAAGGTTCCGTCAAAAAAGGTGATCGGATCACCATGATGAAAAACAAGGGTGTTTTTGATGTGACTGAGGTGGGCATTTTTGCCCCAGCCATGAAGCCGATAGGTAAGCTTTCTGCAGGGGAAGTAGGATATATCTGTGCTTCTATTAAGGATGTAAAACATACCAAGGTAGGCGACACCGTTACCTTGTTAGATAATCCAGCTCAGGAAGCTTTGTCAGGGTACCGTGAAGCAACTTCTATGGTGTTCTGTGGATTGTATCCAGTGGAAAACAACCAGTACGAGAATTTGAAAGAGTCTCTTGAAAAGCTTCAATTAAATGATGCTTCTTTGGTTTTTGAAGCCGAGACTTCACAAGCTTTGGGATTTGGTTTTCGTTGTGGATTTTTAGGACTTCTTCATATGGAGATTATCCAAGAAAGACTTGAACGAGAATATGGAATCAACCTAATTGTTACAGCCCCTAGTGTAGGATATTTGATTACACTTACCGATGGCACCGTGACTGAAATTGATAACCCTTCTCTGATGCCGGATGTTACAAAGCTCGAAAAAATTGAAGAACCAATGATTAAGGCTAGTATCATGGTACCGAGTGAGTATGTAGGAGCAGTGATGGAATTATGCCAGGATAAACGCGGCAATTTTCTCAACATGGACTACATCACCACTGAAAGGGTAAACATACATTATTCCATACCACTCGCAGAAATTGTATATGACTTTTTTGATCAATTAAAGTCCAGAACCAAAGGATATGCTTCTTTGGACTATGAACTGGCTGGCTATCAAGAATCGAAATTGATTAAGTTGGATGTGTTGTTGGCAGGTGAAGTAGTGGATGCTTTGTCTTGCATTGTACATAAAGAACATGCCTACCAACGAGGCCGCGTATTGGTTCGAAAACTTAGAAAAATCATACCTAGGCAGATGTTTGAAGTAGCCATACAAGCTGCCATTGGCAATAAGATTATTGCTCGTGAGAGTGTTAAAGCAATGCGCAAAGATGTTTTGGCAAAATGCTATGGTGGCGATATTTCTAGAAAACGGAAATTGTTGGAAAAACAGAAAAAGGGTAAAAAAAGGATGAAGCAAGTAGGACGAATAGATGTGCCCCAAGAAGCATTCATGTCCGTTTTATCCATTGGAGACGAGGATTAG
- the hemW gene encoding radical SAM family heme chaperone HemW codes for MKEQARSLYVHIPFCQKKCLYCDFVSFAGCELQNQEAYLSALLRELDERHKFLEEPLQTLYIGGGTPTALYKGGLEWLVQELQERLTLCENAEITIEANPGTLSLERMNNLKSLGVNRISLGVQSLNDIELQEMGRIHSANEAIKTLHALLELDFSVSADLMCNTPKQTAKSFESSLRQLLVLPINHMSIYDLKVEKNTPFYSMNEEGRLLLPKEPEMESIDNIKRQLIEESHLERYEISNYARRGYHSRHNTVYWKNQPYLGIGVAATSRYDGIRSTNGTSLADYLQADFRQYHFNVTNEKISEKMEREETVFLALRLTAGLDLLEFKNRHGAAFQFYYSEQASQILEMGLGLYEEGHFRLTNKGLDYSNHVLSLFV; via the coding sequence TTGAAAGAGCAAGCAAGATCGTTATATGTACATATTCCGTTTTGCCAAAAAAAATGTCTCTACTGTGATTTTGTTTCATTCGCAGGATGCGAATTGCAAAATCAAGAAGCTTATTTAAGTGCACTCCTTAGAGAACTTGATGAACGGCACAAGTTTCTTGAAGAACCTCTCCAAACGCTCTATATCGGAGGAGGAACCCCGACTGCCCTATACAAAGGCGGTTTGGAATGGTTGGTTCAAGAACTGCAGGAACGTCTTACCTTGTGCGAAAATGCGGAAATAACCATTGAGGCCAATCCTGGAACGTTAAGTCTAGAACGCATGAATAATCTGAAATCACTGGGCGTAAACCGTATTTCATTGGGGGTCCAATCTCTAAACGATATAGAGCTTCAGGAGATGGGACGTATTCACAGCGCAAATGAGGCAATCAAGACTTTACACGCATTGCTTGAATTGGATTTTTCTGTTTCGGCAGATTTGATGTGTAATACACCTAAACAGACGGCAAAAAGCTTTGAATCGTCGTTGCGTCAGTTGCTGGTCTTACCCATAAACCATATGTCCATATATGATTTGAAAGTTGAAAAGAATACACCCTTCTATAGTATGAATGAGGAAGGAAGACTTTTGCTACCAAAAGAACCGGAAATGGAAAGTATCGATAATATTAAACGTCAATTAATTGAGGAAAGCCACCTAGAGCGCTATGAAATAAGCAATTATGCTCGAAGAGGTTATCATTCTAGACACAATACGGTCTATTGGAAGAATCAGCCATATTTAGGAATTGGTGTAGCAGCTACTTCAAGATATGATGGTATTCGGTCCACCAATGGAACTTCATTGGCAGACTATTTACAAGCAGATTTCAGACAATATCATTTCAACGTGACAAATGAAAAAATTAGTGAGAAAATGGAGCGCGAGGAAACAGTATTTTTAGCATTGCGCCTAACTGCAGGACTAGATCTTTTGGAATTCAAAAATAGACATGGTGCTGCTTTCCAATTTTATTATAGTGAGCAAGCATCTCAAATTTTAGAAATGGGCTTAGGACTATATGAAGAAGGGCATTTTCGTTTAACAAATAAAGGACTGGATTATAGCAATCATGTTCTTTCGTTGTTCGTTTGA